In the genome of Nyctibius grandis isolate bNycGra1 chromosome 23, bNycGra1.pri, whole genome shotgun sequence, the window AGTCAATTAGTTAATGCTAGATGGTTCTCTAAAAGGTAGGCCCTACTTACAAACTGTTTAACTTCTGTAGGGCTCACCAGGGAGATTGTCTGATCTGTGTCATACCAGAGCGTGGGCAGCGGTGATCCTTGGTATCTTTGCAGAACTGAAGACTGCATTCTTtgctgtaaaagaaaaggagaaagtggGTGTGAGGGCAAGTTATGCTTCTTGAAGTAAACGTTAAAGGCTccattcatgtattttttttctgatagtttTGCAGGCTGCAGTACAATGCTTAGAAAGCATTGTATATTTATCACCCATCATTGGTAACAACAGCTAAAACTGATGTGATATCTGGACTACTAATCGTTTAAGGGTTTTTGATGTATAATCAAGGTCAGTTAATAAGGCAAAAATAGATTATACTCTGTATTGCTTGGTACAGTTCTTGAATAAAAAAGCTGGTGGTGTTATCTATTCTTTGTTTCACTGTCTTATGTAAATTAATCTGGGCTGTTGTGTCCTAGGCATCAACCTATTTGAAAACAACAAGCTGCCTAGGCACAAGAGGCATTGGGGATGGAAAGTAGCTACTGCACGTTACTAGAGTGAACTTTGAAGCCTGGTGTACAAGGATCTTAGCTGcctttttgaaaacagaatttgacttttttgtaaaaaaggCAAACAGTGTCTTTACCAATGTTTGGGCACAAAACAATCTAATTGCCTGTATGTATTTGGTAAAATAAGGCTGAGATGAACCTAGTATTATGTGTGTTTCTAACTTGACGTGCATTGGCTTTGTACCTGCCTACGTATTCTGGTGGCCGtttgggaaaacatttttattatcttggttttttaatttttcattcttgtaATCCTCATTAAAACTGTCTACCTGCACCCAAGAAATTGGCTCGGGGAATATGAACACCTCAGATCatattttgtttgggttttttttttaatttgcttctgtATATGTAGTGTTTCTGTCAGGAATTTAGTCTTACAAAAGAGGGAAGCTtggtctgtttcttttcagcataATTCAGTGCAGTACTGGTATTTTAAGGTTGTGATTCTGCTCTCAGTCAGCAGGAAGAATGACTTCAGTGATGATCTAGCCACCTGTCCCtcccatctttttcttctccgccccccccccccccgccatgttCTTGATGATCAGTGGAGAAATTAATGGGATAAAGTTAAAGCTAATACTCCTACAGAGATTTCCATTCTCCTGTCTCCCACCTAATAAAACCACACATATACTGGGCTATGTCAGTGTTAAGTGTGGGCTGAGAAACTTCTGAGTGTATAGTACCAGCTGAAATTGGGTTTGGGAGTTAAATCAGCCACCAAGAGAAGACTCAATTGTATGGGTTGAACATTGCAGTTCAAATATATATTGAACTGATTATTAGATAGGACAACGGTTCTCtcagcataaataaaataattcatttttagtGTCCTTAGAAATTTTGCAGTGTGTCAGATGTTAAGCATGTTTTGATTTGTTCCAGTAGCCGGATCGAGCTGGGAGATGTGACGCCACACAACATTAAGCAGCTGAAGAGGCTAAACCAGGTCATTTTTCCTGTCAGCTACAATGACAAGTTCTACAAGGATGTACTGGAGGTTGGCGAGCTAGCCAAATTAGGTACAGATGTTCTTGCCAGTAATTGTGGGCTATGGTGGCAGAAGTGCTCATCATTGCTATCCATAGTGGTTTCGAATAACAGATCCTTCTATTTTGTTGTTctacataatgaaaaataactattGGGGAACCTCAAAAAGCCACAGGCCCAACCTGGGAGGGTTTGTGTTCTAAATAGATTCCATTTTACTGGGAATAGGCATGTTCTCTGTTACAGCAGAAAACTTGGGATACGTGTGCTGCCAGCTTACCTCGTGATGTCATTGCTAGCTGGTTTGAACTGTAATAAGCCAACCACTGTGCCAGAGCACCAGTGGTAACTTCACTCCAGGTGTTAAGCCACAATGTATGATATTTTATCTGGGTGGGGAGAATCAgcaagagggaaggaaggaagatacAGAGTGTCAATGAAGGAGCTGTATGTACAGCTTGAGGCTTGTGACTGGTACCACTTTGtttccctccctggcagcctATTTCAACGATATCGCAGTGGGAGCGGTGTGCTGTAGGGTGGATCACTCCCAGAATCAGAAGAGACTGTACATCATGACACTCGGATGCCTGGCACCCTACCGACGGCTAGGAATAGGTAAGGAGGATCTTCTTTTGTACAAGTCATCAAAGAAACCAAACTGCTGTGCAGCCTTCTAAATGCTCTTCCAGATTTTTAACCAAGGTGTAGTGCACTTTTAGACCACTGATTTCTTTGGAAGGGACTTTGGGGAAAGAGTATGATTTatgatgtgcttttttttttttccctgcctttcaGAAATGGACTTTTTGTAGAACTTTCTAATTCAggatttcaaataattttaatcttAATCACATTATCATACTGTGATGTAAATACTCTGCTTCTATAGA includes:
- the NAA50 gene encoding N-alpha-acetyltransferase 50 isoform X1; this encodes MKGSRIELGDVTPHNIKQLKRLNQVIFPVSYNDKFYKDVLEVGELAKLAYFNDIAVGAVCCRVDHSQNQKRLYIMTLGCLAPYRRLGIGTKMLNHVLNICEKDGTFDNIYLHVQISNESAIDFYRKFGFEIIETKKNYYKRIEPADAHVLQKNLKAPCLGQNADVQKTDN
- the NAA50 gene encoding N-alpha-acetyltransferase 50 isoform X2, with the protein product MKGRIELGDVTPHNIKQLKRLNQVIFPVSYNDKFYKDVLEVGELAKLAYFNDIAVGAVCCRVDHSQNQKRLYIMTLGCLAPYRRLGIGTKMLNHVLNICEKDGTFDNIYLHVQISNESAIDFYRKFGFEIIETKKNYYKRIEPADAHVLQKNLKAPCLGQNADVQKTDN